The genomic interval TCAGTCGCCGGTATCGAAGCGATGCCGGGTGGAACCGGCTACAACGCTAGCAAGTTCGGCGTGAACGGATTCACGGACGCGCTCCGCCAGGAGGTCAACGACGACGACGTCCGCGTGACCCTCGTCGAACCCGGACTGGTCGACACCGAACTCAGCGACGAGATGCCGCCCGAACCCGAACCGCTCGACCCCGCAGACATCGCGCACTCCATCCGCCACGCCGTCACCCTCCCGCAGAACGTCAGCATCAACGAACTCCTCATCCGACCGACCGGCCAGGACTGAACGCCACAGCCTACAGGCGGACGGGCACGCCGTGCTCGTCGAGGTACTCCTTGACTTCGTCCACGCCGTACTCGTCGAAGTGGAAGATGGAGGCGGCCAACGCAGCGTCCGCGCCCGCGTCGAACGCGTCCTTCATGTGCTGGGGGCCGCCGCAGCCGGACGAGGCGATGACGGGCGTCGACACCGAATCGCAGACGGCGCTCGTGAGCGGGAGGTCGTAGCCGTCCTTGGTGCCGTCGGCGTCGATGGAGTTCACGAACAGTTCGCCCGCGCCGCGGTCTTCGGCCTCCTGCACCCACTCCACCACGTCCCGGCCGGTGCCCTCGCGACCGCCCTTCACCGTGGCTTCGAACCAGCAGGACTCGCCGTCCACCTGCTCGTAGTGCTCGCCGTCTTCGTCGAAGCGACGTTTGGCGTCCACGCTGACGACCATGCACTGACTGCCGAACGCG from Salarchaeum japonicum carries:
- the hisF gene encoding imidazole glycerol phosphate synthase subunit HisF, translating into MLTKRVIPCIDVDLDESGDAAVYTGVQFEDLQYTGDPVELAKKYNEAGADEFVFLDITASAEGRETMLDTVSRVADEIFIPLTVGGGIRTREDVKETLRAGADKVSINTAAIQRPELITEGARAFGSQCMVVSVDAKRRFDEDGEHYEQVDGESCWFEATVKGGREGTGRDVVEWVQEAEDRGAGELFVNSIDADGTKDGYDLPLTSAVCDSVSTPVIASSGCGGPQHMKDAFDAGADAALAASIFHFDEYGVDEVKEYLDEHGVPVRL